One genomic window of Corticium candelabrum chromosome 21, ooCorCand1.1, whole genome shotgun sequence includes the following:
- the LOC134196823 gene encoding uncharacterized protein LOC134196823 has product MTTLERGPSEVDCTWKANLAEELDTFTQTSKTKFQGFADEINQRAQYVMAAEAKLREETKRQHQEIEEKGRRVDDEIREKQQRLEDEKKSMENVYKFQCGKVKLDVGGHKFTTSLTTLKSQPDSMLAVMFSGRHQLATDEDGAYFIDRDGTHYRHILNYLRDDTNLEETLPQTKREQLELLKEAQYCQLNKLETKIKMMMLPRVTQEQLNTVFWGNQYNRPIQPVYQPRRRFQRSWNSFISDGGCAQNSFISDGGHQIATARLASQSLSYEERDLSELNFSNTHFSCAGISFKRSCLRQANFSGCCFEPRYPVDFSGTDLSEADFQRCAGLITGGVNFEGAILDNAKFDDGVEQKLLAKLQSEDK; this is encoded by the exons ATGACGACTTTAGAAA GGGGCCCTTCTGAGGTTGACTGCACGTGGAAGGCAAATTTAGCTGAAGAGCTGGACACGTttacacaaacaagtaaaacaaAGTTTCAGGGGTTTGCAGACGAGATCAACCAAAGAGCACA ataTGTAATGGCTGCAGAAGCAAAGCTGCGTGAAGAAACAAAACGTCAACATCAAGAGATCGAAGAAAAAGGAAGAAGGGTAGACGACGAGATAAGAGAAAAGCAACAACGTCTAGAAGATGAAAAGAAATCTATGGAGAACGTTTACAAATTTCAGTGTGGCAAAGTCAAACTAGATGTGGGAGGCCACAAGTTCACCACATCTCTCACAACACTGAAGAGTCAGCCAGACTCTATGCTAGCAGTTATGTTTAGTGGACGTCATCAACTCGCGACTGATGAAGATGGAGCTTATTTTATTGATAGAGATGGTACACATTACAGGCATATTCTCAATTACTTAAGAGATGATACCAATCTTGAGGAGACTCttccacaaacaaaaagagagCAACTTGAGCTTCTCAAAGAGGCTCAATACTGTCAACTGAATAAACTTGAAACCAAAATTAAGATGATGATGTTGCCACGTGTTACTCAAGAGCAGTTGAATACGGTTTTTTGGGGCAACCAATATAACCGGCCGATCCAACCTGTCTACCAACCACGCAGGCGTTTCCAGCGTTCCTGGAATAGTTTCATATCTGATGGTGGGTGTGCCCAGAATAGTTTCATATCTGATGGTGGACACCAAATAGCGACAGCAAGACTAGCCAGTCAGTCATTGTCATATGAAGAGCGTGATTTATCTGAATTAAACTTTTCAAACACACACTTTTCTTGTGCTGGAATTTCCTTCAAAAGATCATGTTTGCGACAAGCAAACTTCTCTGGGTGCTGCTTTGAACCTCGTTACCCAGTTGACTTTTCTGGTACTGATCTATCAGAAGCTGACTTTCAACGTTGCGCAGGTCTCATCACAGGAGGAGTCAATTTCGAAGGGGCCATATTGGATAACGCAAAGTTTGATGATGGTGTGGAACAAAAATTGCTTGCAAAACTACAGTCTGAAGACAAATAA
- the LOC134196501 gene encoding uncharacterized protein LOC134196501: MYGNSSPLVYVKGKETVIISSEEGVHQGDPLGPVLFALGIHPTITKIQADYPEIVVLAYLDDIFLLGNEGPVLDSFANLKLSLAEESGLLIADQKCQIYSPGSTEILAPFPRAVEGSVLLGTPIGRFDFVASQCIEFAKSGSLLCQEIVSLDDPQSSMLLLRHCHTTRMNHLTRTVPPSLLKPAATIHDSITHASFSHIIGVTNTSEAQWSQAILPIRKGGFGMTSVEKISPASFLAGWVHSSAILPKRFSYIWESSQSILDNLGATGQNLKDAKQHIDSLLAGTPSTLGGVCFTDLTDQPIKLQHRITDELSTTSLQHLLDQSQDQHQAARLRSIQGPGCGSWLEAAPSSDRLAFKPSEFRLAALLRLGCPMPFKSLAPICECGKEADDYGYHFLTCKHGGGPVWQHDSVVAGWCECLKEVGLHHRKEVRDRYTNNSNRPDIVVFDAGDGSNIDLDISLSHPWSCEAFPRSSSESGCAASRREEKKKAKYLKDLLPGGSTPNFAPLVFEHFGHWGNTATDYLNTLSLRSRDSDGKCNKAEFRSYWRKKLSVILQRCNAKVLLKKIDRLHLQSSSADIALDCELQSSIH; the protein is encoded by the coding sequence ATGTATGGAAATTCCAGCCCTCTCGTGTATGTCAAGGGAAAGGAAACGGTGATCATATCTTCTGAAGAAGGTGTGCACCAAGGTGACCCCCTGGGGCCTGTCCTATTTGCCTTAGGAATTCACCCTACAAtcaccaaaattcaagctgacTACCCGGAAATAGTAGTCTTAGCCTACCTGGATGACATCTTTTTGCTCGGCAATGAGGGGCCTGTACTTGATTCCTTTGCTAATCTGAAGCTTTCATTGGCTGAAGAATCTGGTTTACTGATTGCTGATCAAAAGTGTCAAATCTACTCTCCAGGGTCCACTGAAATTTTGGCTCCTTTTCCCAGAGCCGTGGAAGGATCTGTGTTACTGGGGACACCCATTGGGAGATTCGACTTTGTTGCATCACAGTGCATCGAGTTCGCCAAGTCAGGCAGCTTGCTTTGCCAAGAGATTGTGTCGCTGGATGACCCTCAGAGCTCCATGCTCCTTTTGAGGCACTGCCACACAACTCGCATGAATCATTTGACAAGAACAGTTCCTCCTTCCTTACTCAAGCCTGCGGCAACCATCCATGATAGCATAACGCATGCGTCCTTTAGTCACATCATAGGTGTCACCAATACATCTGAGGCTCAATGGTCGCAAGCCATCCTGCCCATAAGAAAAGGGGGATTCGGAATGACTTCAGTCGAAAAAATTTCACCTGCATCTTTCCTAGCAGGTTGGGTACACTCATCAGCAATACTGCCGAAAAGATTCTCATATATCTGGGAAAGCTCACAGTCAATATTAGACAATCTGGGCGCAACTGGACAGAATCTAAAAGATGCTAAGCAGCATATCGATTCTCTCTTGGCGGGCACGCCAAGCACCCTTGGAGGGGTTTGCTTCACTGACTTAACCGATCAGCCCATCAAGCTACAACATCGCATCACGGACGAGTTATCTACAACTAGTCTTCAACACCTTCTGGATCAATCTCAGGATCAACATCAGGCTGCTCGTCTAAGGTCGAttcaaggtcctggatgtggCTCATGGCTAGAGGCAGCACCTTCCTCAGATAGGCTTGCATTTAAGCCTTCCGAATTTCGGTTAGCGGCTCTTCTGAGGCTGGGATGCCCAATGCCCTTCAAGTCCCTGGCACCTATTTGTGAGTGTGGGAAAGAAGCAGATGATTATGGATACCATTTCTTGACCTGCAAACACGGGGGTGGACCTGTATGGCAACATGACAGTGTCGTAGCAGGCTGGTGCGAGTGCCTCAAGGAGGTGGGTCTTCACCACAGAAAAGAAGTGCGAGACaggtacacaaacaatagtaaTCGACCGGACATTGTGGTTTTCGATGCTGGAGATGGTTCTAACATTGACCTTGATATTTCACTCTCCCACCCTTGGAGCTGCGAAGCTTTTCCCAGGTCGAGTAGTGAAAGTGGATGTGCTGCatccagaagagaagaaaagaagaaggcCAAATACTTAAAAGATCTTTTACCTGGAGGTTCCACCCCTAACTTTGCGCcgttagtctttgaacatttcggTCACTGGGGGAATACTGCGACAGACTACCTGAACACTTTGTCATTGCGATCAAGGGACAGCGACGGAAAATGCAACAAGGCTGAATTCCGTTCCTACTGGAGAAAAAAATTGAGTGTAATcctacagagatgcaatgctaaagtcttgctgaagaagattgacagacttCATTTACAAAGTTCTAGTGCTGATATAGCTTTAGACTGCGAACTTCAAAGTAGCATTCATTAG
- the LOC134196777 gene encoding uncharacterized protein LOC134196777 codes for MSQEVESCPLLSCHFSGRLRRVLCHIREVHAPDDVPEVFVSRWRLQRCHQCQHWFMKLGQHATQCRKVSQDNSATQRPPSISNVSLTSISAQALPSSPRQENATSEKETRPPATRNVSVDGVSDANLESSGLQKAKEDRELSSWQLIRDMSVDDILKQPPPRTVQTIKPATKALFQECCLLVLRRIRQNLADETAWKLLFLLPRMLLRPLSRGGRAVIKEVRSLYSQFLDFHWEGLIQFNENNTCASRREAASQSQRAALRLVRCGELSRAAKGKTPI; via the exons ATGTCTCAGGAAGTGGAAAGTTGTCCTTTGCTTTCTTGCCACTTTTCGGGAAGGCTTCGGCGGGTCTTATGCCATATACGAGAAGTACATGCTCCAGACGACGTACCGGAAGTTTTCGTTTCTCGTTGGAGGCTTCAGCGGTGTCATCAATGTCAACATTGGTTTATGAAGCTGGGCCAACATGCTACGCAGTGTAGGAAAGTAAGTCAAGACAATTCTGCTACTCAACGGCCGCCGTCAATTTCAAATGTGTCGTTGACATCCATTTCTGCGCAAGCGCTACCGTCTTCACCTCGTCAAGAGAATGCTACATCTGAGAAGGAAACCAGACCACCTGCTACAAGGAATGTGTCAGTAGATGGTGTGAGCGACGCCAATCTTGAATCTAGCGGTTTACAAAAGGCTAAGGAAGACCGAGAGCTATCGTCGTGGCAACTAATACGGGACATGTCTGTTGATGATATCTTGAAACAACCTCCACCTAGAACAGTCCAAACGATCAAACCTGCAACAAAGGCGCTGTTTCAAGAATGTTGTTTATTAGTTCTTCGCAGAATCCGTCAAAACCTGGCAGATGAGACGGCCTGGAAACTTCTATTTCTACTTCCAAGGATGTTGTTGCGACCATTGTCAAGAGGAGGGCGAGCAGTTATTAAGGAAGTGAGATCGCTATACAGTCAATTCCTAGATTTCCATTGGGAAGGTTTGATCCAGTTTAATGAAAACAATACGTGCGCATCTAGACGTGAGGCAGCATCTCAGTCACAAAGAGCTGCACTCAGACTTGTGAGGTGTGGAGAACTCTCCAGGGCAGCCAAG GGCAAAACACCCATCTAA
- the LOC134196804 gene encoding uncharacterized protein LOC134196804, whose protein sequence is MFFTAVDEEIRSPTNVDTWEANLVEKLYTLTQTSKTKFQEFADEINQRAKAAMAAEAKLREETERQHKEIDEKKQKVEAGLQTERQQWEDEKKAMEHIQKFQSSLVKLNVGGHKFTTTLTTLKSQPDSMLAVMFSGRHQLATDEDGAYFIDRDGTHYRHILNYLRDDTNLEVTLPQTKREQTELLKEAQYCQLNKLETRIRMMMCPRVTQEQLNECFTTNSYQYGYSSTGSDLGKQTVRTNNRAMIYNEHDLSGLDFSKTLFHYPGGSSFKRSFLQQANFSCCCFQPGCNVDFSDAELSGANFQNCEGLTTGGVNFKGAILDNAKFDDDVKQKLLEELKVQSKDK, encoded by the coding sequence ATGTTTTTTACAGCTGTTGATGAGGAGATCCGGAGTCCTACCAATGTTGACACTTGGGAAGCAAATCTAGTTGAAAAGCTGTACACGTtgacacaaacaagtaaaacaaAGTTTCAAGAGTTTGCAGACGAGATCAACCAAAGAGCAAAAGCAGCAATGGCTGCAGAAGCAAAGCTACGTGAAGAAACGGAACGTCAACATAAAGAGATAGATGAAAAGAAACAGAAGGTAGAGGCTGGCTTGCAAACAGAACGACAGCAATGGGAAGATGAAAAGAAAGCTATGGAACATATTCAAAAATTCCAGTCTAGTCTAGTCAAATTGAATGTTGGAGGCCACAAGTTCACCACAACTCTCACAACTCTGAAGAGTCAACCAGACTCTATGCTTGCAGTTATGTTCAGTGGACGTCATCAACTCGCGACTGATGAAGATGGAGCTTACTTTATTGATAGAGATGGCACACATTACAGGCATATTCTCAATTACTTGAGAGATGATACCAATCTTGAAGTGACTCttccacaaacaaaaagagagCAGACTGAGCTTCTTAAAGAGGCTCAGTACTGTCAACTGAATAAACTTGAAACCAGAATTAGGATGATGATGTGTCCACGTGTTACTCAAGAGCAGTTGAATGAATGTTTTACCACCAACTCTTACCAATATGGCTATTCTTCGACTGGCAGTGATCTCGGAAAGCAAACAGTAAGAACCAATAATCGAGCAATGATATATAATGAGCATGATTTGTCTGGATTGGACTTTTCAAAGACACTCTTTCATTATCCTGGAGGTTCCTCCTTCAAAAGATCATTTTTGCAACAAGCTAACTTCTCTTGTTGTTGCTTTCAACCTGGTTGTAACGTTGATTTTTCGGATGCTGAGCTATCAGGAGCCAATTTTCAAAATTGTGAAGGTCTCACCACAGGAGGAGTCAATTTCAAAGGAGCCATACTGGATAACGCAAAGTTTGACGATGATGTGAAACAAAAACTGCTTGAAGAACTAAAAGTACAGTCTAAAGACAAATGA